A portion of the Penaeus monodon isolate SGIC_2016 chromosome 28, NSTDA_Pmon_1, whole genome shotgun sequence genome contains these proteins:
- the LOC119591197 gene encoding FK506-binding protein 5-like (The sequence of the model RefSeq protein was modified relative to this genomic sequence to represent the inferred CDS: added 141 bases not found in genome assembly), with amino-acid sequence MKELERKNEEEDKSQTGREGSKGETNDISESRKNEITWRESLAGDEDEEKTGVPKDGWMWQQVNDEEVESNETVEGEVTVDVAQETETEKLRREGETDNQELKKAKIRNDDKPDILKELNEDKKKVEEVITDVEKTNETHKDKKEAAEVDGGIKKEKRTRDGQESTREKVEVKTREREEGKVREKAINIPEDDEAGRTKVDKGSISRKESGETGKEEKIKKRNEAEIQKPDEGEIVKEKSETEAKVEDKEMPNEEKTDSHTEGRGGAPEREVKGTREIDEGKRESRGGRGRRVFTPRQKFSEKRSRHERGDFSLTDDVRVGITDETASSGPVAKEESADGNVTPTQDDGPSGRKPVAGDMKRDENNGGSPEVRVEEACTEPEAQTSTPNAVVFEGKPAAVREDGSETRAEVEPTAKFSGPEAETKSGALETNAFPQGELECETKIKNKEGEEPKAKREVEQELQSLAGNEEGMGKREPEFEESSEVNMSTNEEDEKENEGMTHIKANTEEERENIQVEDTKKEATDEDQQSDENETKTQVVKAKREVETNNELENRESCMVEKEDGEQLKITGKEDARDVLPGKEVTEETAADPMSADHEDWGEELETTSSRKEEDDLAPLKLAEASRDTFAEDDDECIVITYRPPQKAVQRGRPREGAGVRGEADGADRSPSASRRIDEQADDGKEIIGKEGEEAKRKKTRRSKRKKVKEGSDANKKEGEETRVSDKDNVGVKGEDKKKKRPRQRKNKTEKEKVPQADLEEASKNDIREREDRAADQESSSSSRPPTRRWVEEMDEEGPGEWGEEKRKEGNEMNGNRDEKGTGGASRVPDRNLPPEVKAGEEGPSLAVEEDFLTESDALETEEDTSYYEEEGEGSSRYEMESEEGGEGGGEQNAFEEYLLLQEGECLEEMQTVDRIFRQVFEDYNDGEFLGEGEVSEGECDDSLHFLGSGRAREERTQGKSKPVIGVRVEGDGCPPPPPPSLTPPPCLITPPPPPPHSPVTPRKGRGAELKVSGPKEKRVASSELEVESKNELDVQSSRTSVPPGAEVMQEKLKRSSMRTQATQTDTSAGRKSLPTLALSPRSEKLHSFRYSERYNEIFGAVSA; translated from the exons atgaaagaactaGAACGCAAAAACGAAGAGGAGGACAAAAGTCAGACGGGAAGAGAGGGAAGCAAAGGCGAAACCAACGACATATCAGAGAGCAGGAAAAATGAAATTACCTGGAGAGAAAGCTTAGCAGGagacgaagatgaagagaagacagGAGTACCCAAAGACGGCTGGATGTGGCAACAGGTGAATGATGAGGAAGTAGAAAGCAATGAGACAGTGGAAGGTGAGGTGACTGTGGATGTGGCCCaagaaacggagacagagaagCTGAGACGAGAAGGAGAAACCGATAATCAAGAATTAAAGAAGGCGAAGATCCGAAATGATGATAAGCCTGACATTTTAAAAGAATTgaatgaggataaaaagaaagTCGAAGAAGTAATAACTGATGTGGAAAAGACGAATGAGacacataaagataaaaaagaagcagCAGAGGTAGATGGAGGaattaagaaggagaaaaggacaaGAGATGGACAAGAGTCAACCAGGGAAAAGGTGGAggtaaaaacaagagagagggaggaagggaaagtaagagagaaggcAATAAATATACCAGAAGATGATGAAGCAGGAAGAACAAAAGTTGATAAAGGAAGCATAAGCAGGAAGGAAAGTggagaaacagggaaagaggaaaaaataaaaaaaagaaatgaagccGAGATACAAAAACCAGACGAAGGCGAAATcgtgaaagagaaaagtgaaacggAAGCAAAAGTGGAGGATAAAGaaatgccaaatgaagaaaagacTGACAGCCACACGGAAGGAAGAGGCGGTGCACCAGAGAGGGAAGTCAAGGGGACAAGGGAGAttgacgaaggaaagagagaatccagaggagggagaggcagaagagtCTTTACACCTCGACAGAAATTCAGCGAGAAAAGGTCAAGGCATGAAAGGGGAGACTTTTCTCTGACCGACGATGTCCGAGTCGGAATAACAGACGAAACTGCTTCCTCAGGACCAGTTGCCAAAGAAGAGTCGGCTGATGGGAATGTAACACCTACTCAAGACGACGGGCCTTCTGGAAGGAAACCAGTTGCAGGGGATATGAAACGCGACGAAAACAACGGCGGATCACCTGAAGTCCGGGTGGAAGAGGCATGTACTGAACCTGAGGCACAGACCTCCACCCCAAATGCAGTAGTTTTCGAAGGGAAACCAGCGGCCGTGAGAGAAGACGGTTCGGAAACCAGAGCGGAAGTAGAACCCACTGCTAAGTTTTCTGGaccagaggcagagacaaagagtgGTGCCCTAGAAACGAACGCCTTCCCGCAGGGTGAACTGGAGTGCGAAACGAAAATCAAGAACAAAGAGGGGGAAGaaccaaaagcaaaaagggaagtaGAACAAGAACTTCAGTCGCTAGCCGGGAAtgaagaaggaatggggaaacGAGAACCAGAATTTGAAGAAAGCTCCGAAGTTAATATGTCTACCaatgaagaggatgagaaagaaaacgaaggaatgaCACACATTAAGGCTaatacagaggaggagagagaaaatattcaaGTGGAAGACACAAAGAAAGAGGCAACAGATGAGGACCAACAGAGTgatgaaaatgagacaaaaacgCAAGTtgtaaaagcaaaaagggaagtcGAGACAAATAACGAATTAGAAAATAGGGAATCGTGTATGGTAGAGAAGGAAGACGGAGAGCAactgaaaataacaggaaaagaaGATGCCAGAGATGTTTTGCCTGGCAAAGAAGTGACAGAGGAGACTGCAGCAGACCCTATGTCAGCTGACCACGAAGACTGGGGAGAAGAGTTGGAGACCACCTCAAGCAGGAAGGAAGAGGACGACCTGGCGCCGCTCAAGCTGGCAGAGGCCTCAAGGGACACCTTTGCCGAGGACGACGACGAGTGCATCGTGATCACTTATCGGCCACCCCAGAAGGCGGTGCAAAGGGGAAGGCCAAGGGAGGGCGCGGGCGTGAGAGGCGAAGCAGACGGCGCTGACCGGAGCCCCAGCGCTTCGCGTCGAATAGACGAACAGGCGGATGACGGGAAAGAAATTATTggcaaagagggggaagaggcaaagagaaagaaaacgcgaagatcaaagaggaaaaaagtgaaagagggcTCTGATGCaaataagaaggaaggggaagagacacgtgtgagtgataaagataatgtggGTGTGAAGGgcgaagacaagaagaagaaacgaccgaggcaaagaaagaataaaactgagaaagagaaagtaccGCAAGCAGACTTAGAGGAAGCTAGCAAAAATGAcattcgagagagagaagatagggcaGCTGATCAGGAATCAAGCTCTTCATCACGGCCTCCGACGCGACGATGGGTGGAGGAAATGGACGAGGAGGGGCCTGGCGAGTGGGGCGAGGAGAAgcggaaagaggggaatgaaatgAATGGTAATAGAGATGAAAAAGGCACGGGCGGCGCGAGTCGAGTGCCCGACAGGAATCTTCCGCCAGAAGTCAAGGCGGGAGAAGAGGGCCCATCCCTGGCCGTGGAGGAGGACTTCTTGACAGAGTCTGATGCCCTCGAGACGGAGGAGGACACGTCATACTAT ACAAAATGCGTTTGAGGAGTACCTTCTGCTCCAAGAGGGCGAATGTCTCGAGGAGATGCAGACCGTTGATCGCATCTTCAGACAGGTGTTTGAGGACTATAACGACGGCGAGTttcttggggagggggaggtgtccGAAGGAGAATGCGATGACTCCCTCCACTTCCTCGGGAGTGGGAGGGCAAGGGAAGAAAGAACACAAGGGAAAAGCAAACCTGTTATCGGTGTCCGAGTTGAGGGCGATGGTTG CCGGTCACCCCTCGAAAGGGTCGTGGAGCGGAGCTGAAGGTTTCTGGCCCCAAAGAGAAAAGAGTCGCGTCCTCAGAACTCGAGGTCGAGTCCAAGAATGAGCTCGATGTCCAGTCCAGCCGCACTTCGGTTCCGCCAGGGGCTGAGGTGATGCAAG AGAAGTTGAAGCGCTCGAGCATGCGGACACAGGCCACGCAGACCGACACCAGCGCGGGAAGGAAATCGCTGCCCACCTTAGCGCTTAGTCCCCGCAGCGAGAAG